In a single window of the Thamnophis elegans isolate rThaEle1 chromosome 8, rThaEle1.pri, whole genome shotgun sequence genome:
- the ADCYAP1 gene encoding pituitary adenylate cyclase-activating polypeptide, producing MCSKAFLALLLYGLIMHCSVYCSPAAAAAAAGLQYPALRLEDEMYDEEGNTLSDYAFDSEPLSIADPSSMLDDMYTLYYPPDKRRADELLNKAYRKVLNQLSARKYLHSLMAKRVGGASSLEDDSEPLSKRHSDGIFTDSYSRYRKQMAVKKYLAAVLGKRYKQRVKNKGRRVAYL from the exons ATGTGCAGCAAAGCGTTTCTCGCCCTGCTGCTTTATGGGCTGATTATGCACTGCAGCGTCTACTGCTCacctgctgctgccgctgctgctgctggactTCAGTACCCCGCGCTGAG GCTGGAAGATGAAATGTACGACGAAGAGGGCAACACTCTTTCGGACTATGCCTTTGACAGCGAACCCCTCAGTATAGCCGACCCTTCCTCCATGCTGGACGACATGTACACTTTGTATTACCCGCCGGACAAAAG GCGTGCAGATGAGCTACTTAACAAAGCGTACAGGAAAGTGCTgaaccagttgtctgcaaggaagtATCTGCATTCTCTGATGGCCAAGCGGGTGGG TGGGGCCAGTAGCCTGGAGGACGACTCAGAACCCCTTTCCAAAAGGCACTCGGATGGCATATTCACAGACAGTTACAGCCGCTATCGAAAACAAATGGCTGTCAAGAAATACTTGGCAGCAGTCCTGGGTAAAAGGTATAAACAAAGAGTTAAAAACAAAGGACGGCGAGTAGCTTATTTGTAG